A window of the Podospora bellae-mahoneyi strain CBS 112042 chromosome 6, whole genome shotgun sequence genome harbors these coding sequences:
- a CDS encoding hypothetical protein (EggNog:ENOG503P0TU; COG:C), which translates to MGLKTSKRPFNIAIIGGGIAGLTTALFLHHFCPPGSIEINIYEQAEQYREIGAGINLGVNATKLLHHIGLGDKINAIAGSKDGVFFTLRRWDNSEEITTIYSNDSGKIRQAAVSRAELLQVLLDAIKERKAATLHTKKKCRSVTKTKSAIKITFTDNTTATSSLLIAADGIHSPIRNQYLPHNPPLYSGKIVYRGLLPFSALPTPWPIQSHHVMWIGPNKHLLVYPISHGETQTLNFVACITTPEESLGDLKESWSATCPRAELERDFGDCDGIVQELIRLLPEEVSKWKINDREAAEGWVFEQGRVVLVGDAGHPMVPHQSAGAGQAVEDGFVVGRAMGEFLRREDGKLEEWMGVYERVRMPRANKVQETSRGAGYLYQMQAESMKGMSYDESVPILRDTVQERMKWIWEEELERVFEEERGRLVRKVEVEEGRGGGGCFCM; encoded by the exons ATGGGCCTCAAGACTTCAAAACGGCCGTTCAACATAGCCATCATCGGTGGCGGCATCGCGggcctcaccaccgctctcttcctccaccacttctGCCCCCCAGGCTCAATCGAGATCAACATCTACGAACAAGCAGAACAATACCGCGAAATCGGCGCTGGCATCAACCTCGGCGTCAACgccaccaaactcctccaccacatcgGCCTAGGCGACAAGATCAACGCCATCGCTGGCTCAAAAGATGgtgtcttcttcacccttcGACGCTGGGACAACAGCGAGGAGATAACGACCATCTACTCCAATGACTCAGGCAAGATCCGTCAGGCGGCCGTATCACGGGCGGAGTTGCTCCAGGTTCTGCTCGATGCTATCAAGGAGAGAAAAGCAGCGACATTGCACACAAAGAAGAAGTGCCGGTCCGTCACC AAAACAAAATCCGCGATCAAAATAACCTTCACCGACAACACAACCGCCAcgtcctccctcctcataGCCGCGGACGGCATCCACTCCCCCATCCGCAATCAATACCTCCCTCACAATCCCCCTCTCTACTCAGGCAAGATCGTTTACCGTGGCCTGTTGCCGTTCTCTGCCTTGCCTACCCCCTGGCCAATTCAATCCCATCATGTTATGTGGATCGGACCAAACAAGCACCTCTTGGTATACCCCATCTCCCATGGCGAAACCCAAACGTTAAATTTCGTGGCCTGTATCACCACCCCGGAGGAATCCCTCGGAGACCTGAAAGAGTCCTGGTCCGCCACCTGCCCAAGAGCGGAGTTGGAAAGGGATTTTGGGGATTGCGATGGGATAGTACAGGAACTGATCAGGTTActgccggaggaggtgtCAAAGTGGAAGATTAACGAccgggaggcggcggagggttGGGTGTTTGAACAGGGGAGGGTGGTACTAGTTGGGGATGCGGGACATCCTATGGTTCCGCATCAGAGTGCGGGGGCTgggcaggcggtggaggatggatttgttgttgggagggCTATGGGTGAGTTTCTGAGGCGGGAGGATGGGAAACTGGAAGAGTGGATGGGGGTGTATGAACGGGTGAGGATGCCGAGGGCGAATAAAGTGCAGGAGACGAGTCGGGGGGCGGGGTATTTGTATCAGATGCAGGCGGAGAGTATGAAGGGGATGAGCTATGATGAGTCTGTGCCGATTTTGAGGGATACGGTgcaggagaggatgaagtggatttgggaggaggagttggagagggtgtttgaggaggagagggggaggttggttagaaaggtggaggtggaggaggggaggggaggagggggttgtttttgtatGTGA
- a CDS encoding hypothetical protein (COG:P; EggNog:ENOG503NVV0): MPNLDVSELNTVLAVLGAFILLYGIISVLIKSRWFLGEALPAVVIGIILGPIAAKFLDSSRWGSAAEGQTSDITLGMARVVIGVQLVIAGFQLPAKYNLHRWKEMALCLLPIMTIMWLCTTLCLLASVPNITLLAALVIGSCVTCTDPILSQAIAKGPFADKFVPRHLREIISSEAGANDGFGFPFLMLAVYLIRHADVPGAGVHSTGTVHERAAQLVTRAGDVGRLGGGVGVALKNWFVETWLYIVLMSVVIGAIVGYGSCLALKFALRRKWVDSESYLLYPTAIGLWLVGICGMLGTDDLLACFVAGNAMNWDGEYLAETLERHDEVNSCMDVLLNFGGFMYIGTIIPWSEFHQPETTGLTYGRLIGLGVLVLLFRRIPAIFMSYKFMPKVVKDWKEAMFMGYFGPIGIGAVFYVEHTRHLFPELGEGDAEETNLVRVMIPVVYWLVLFSIVVHGLSIPSLNMIYNYYGVKPIVEDAVELPRKSMRAPTPVNAAVGDRDTFIAYNRFSRPVFDNAHLPVANDKQMYASDSDENFQKTRVGKRYSRAMV; the protein is encoded by the exons ATGCCAAACCTCGATGTCAGCGAGCTCAACACTGTCTTGGCCGTGTTGGGTGCCTTCATCTTGCTCTACGGTATCATTTCAGTCCTCATCAAGAGCAGATGGTTTCTAGGAGAGGCTCTTCCCGCCGTCGTCAtcggcatcatcctcggTCCCATCGCCGCCAAATTCCTCGACAGCTCTCGGTGGGGATCCGCGGCTGAGGGGCAGACAAGCGACATCACGCTGGGTATGGCTCGGGTTGTCATCGGAGTGCAGCTCGTGATTGCTGGCTTCCAGCTGCCGGCCAAGTATAACCTGCACAGGTGGAAGGAAATGGCCCTTTGCCTTCTCCCTATCATGACCATCATGTGGTTGTGCACCACGCTCTGCCTGCTGGCTAGCGTGCCCAACATCACACTACTCGCCGCCCTAGTCATCGGTTCTTGCGTGACATGCACCGACCCGATCCTCTCACAGGCCATCGCTAAGGGGCCGTTTGCCGACAAGTTCGTTCCCCGTCATCTACGCGAGATTATTTCCTCCGAGGCTGGCGCCAACGACGGCTTCGGTTTCCCCTTTCTCATGCTTGCCGTCTATCTCATCCGCCATGCTGATGTCCCCGGTGCCGGGGTCCATAGCACCGGAACCGTTCACGAGCGAGCGGCTCAGCTGGTAACTCGCGCAGGAGACGTTGGGAGACTTGGCGGGGGCGTCGGTGTTGCCTTGAAGAACTGGTTTGTCGAGACGTGGCTGTACATTGTGCTCATGTCGGTTGTCATTGGAGCCATTGTCGGCTACGGTTCGTGCCTGGCTCTCAAGTTCGCCCTTCGCCG CAAGTGGGTCGACTCGGAGAGCTATTTGCTCTACCCAACGGCCATTGGG CTCTGGCTCGTCGGCATTTGCGGCATGCTCGGCACTGATGACCTACTCGCCTGCTTCGTCGCCGGAAACGCCATGAATTGGGACGGCGAGTATCTTGCCGAAACTCTGGAGCGCCACGACGAAGTCAACTCTTGCATGGACGTGCTGCTCAATTTCGGCGGCTTCATGTACATTggcaccatcatcccctGGTCCGAGTTCCACCAACCCGAGACGACCGGTCTTACCTACGGCCGTCTCATTGGCCTCGGCGTCCTAGTACTGCTCTTCCGGCGCATTCCCGCCATCTTCATGTCCTACAAGTTCATGCCCAAAGTGGTCAAGGACTGGAAGGAAGCCATGTTCATGGGCTACTTTGGTCCCATTGGCATTGGAGCCGTTTTCTACGTCGAGCACACCCGCCACCTGTTTCCCGAACTCGGCGAGGGCGACGCAGAGGAGACGAACCTGGTACGCGTTATGATCCCGGTCGTTTACTGGCTCGTGCTCTTCTCCATTGTGGTGCACGGTCTCTCGATTCCTTCTCTCAATATGATCTACAATTACTACGGCGTCAAGCCCATCGTCGAAGACGCGGTCGAGCTCCCTCGCAAATCGATGCGCGCGCCCACGCCGGTAAATGCTGCCGTTGGGGACCGCGATACGTTTATCGCGTACAATCGCTTCTCCCGTCCGGTCTTCGACAACGCTCATCTACCAGTGGCCAACGACAAGCAAATGTACGCATCAGATAGCGATGAGAACTTTCAGAAGACGAGGGTGGGGAAGCGGTATTCGCGAGCCATGGTCTAG
- a CDS encoding hypothetical protein (EggNog:ENOG503P6MJ; COG:S), whose amino-acid sequence MGGQMYNLFGKQVASQYLAMGVLASLFGGVAVATSGGSAAKPTTPGATPPINASSSDEADFIKKFLEQEGSAEKKH is encoded by the exons ATGGGCGGCCAGATGTACAATCTTTTCGGCAAGCAGGTTGCTTCGCAATAC CTCGCCATGGGcgtcctcgcctccctcttcggCGGTGTCGCCGTCGCCACCTCCGGCGGCAGCGCTGCTaagcccaccacccccggtGCTACCCCTCCAATCAAcgcctccagctccgacGAGGCCGACTTCATCAA GAAGTTCCTCGAGCAGGAGGGCTCcgccgagaagaagcacTAA
- a CDS encoding hypothetical protein (EggNog:ENOG503NYI4; COG:S), protein MVWPFSSSSTPSKPDQQTVHNATAETVKKVANTTKDLDPSTKLPEPKRLPAELQKIVDKADKDENFFDELYEGYVPPSTDSNVRYAAYASRFRTILLSAHRYVAYTSDIGESFRPVAHPNWVRAAYGISWAYILGDVSYEGYKAYWHNQRILNPAIELSSHQKKLLGVEATHDAPSPAKLTPGVVPPLEDYRTVMLQRGIFQSLASMGLPAFTIHSVVRYSGRAMKDVKNKTVRTWGPIGLGLAVVPFLPKIFDKPVENAVEWVFHKGFEAYGGEKMVGDAPLIGRERQLSEKPLPSGKEKRE, encoded by the exons ATGGTTTGGCCCTTcagctcctcatccaccccctccaaacctgACCAACAAACCGTCCACAATGCTACCGCTGAAACCGTAAAGAAAGTCGCCAACACAACCAAAGACCTTGACCCCAGCACTAAGCTCCCCGAGCCGAAGAGACTCCCCGCTGAGCTCCAAAAAATCGTCGACAAGGCCGACAAAGATGAAAACTTCTTTGACGAGCTCTACGAGGGATA TGTCCCCCCATCAACCGACTCCAACGTCCGCTACGCAGCCTACGCCTCCCGCTTCcgcaccatcctcctctccgctCACCGCTACGTAGCCTACACCTCCGACATAGGCGAGTCCTTCCGCCCCGTCGCCCACCCCAACTGGGTCCGCGCAGCATACGGCATCTCTTGGGCATATATCCTCGGGGACGTCTCCTACGAGGGCTACAAAGCCTACTGGCACAACCAACGcatcctcaaccccgccatcgaGCTGTCCTCTCATCAGAAGAAATTACTTGGTGTCGAGGCGACGCATGATGCCCCCTCGCCAGCGAAGCTCACGCCAGGTGTTGTCCCGCCGTTGGAGGACTACAGAACTGTCATGCTGCAACGGGGTATCTTCCAGAGCTTGGCGAGTATGGGGTTGCCGGCGTTTACGATCCACTCCGTGGTGAGGTATTCTGGCCGGGCGATGAAGGATGTCAAGAATAAGACTGTCAGGACGTGGGGTCCaattgggttgggtttggcggtggtgccgttCTTGCCGAAGATCTTTGATAAGCCGGTTGAGAATGCGGTTGAGTGGGTGTTCCACAAGGGGTTTGAGGCTtatgggggggagaagatggtgggggaTGCGCCGTTgattgggagggagaggcagtTGAGTGAGAAGCCGTTGCCGagtgggaaggagaagagggagtaa
- a CDS encoding hypothetical protein (COG:S; EggNog:ENOG503NZEC) — protein MSSPNNPNETTYISMSPAALAARGTDASLVGAHCQYPPCNQLDFLPFKCQSCSQTYCSDHRTEDGHDCSQKGAWATRRRLAEQSKASLGGHKPVRDRDVLYAKPCAEGTCKTTIGTSLVPGVHCNACRRDYCLKHRLEEDHDCKSKPPVGARASALAAQQAAITTKATSALERLKLWGASKKEQYKDSRAAKAAGPSGLNAKGQTKLVAVNTLKKTAKGDAKIPPEKRVYIYVEAENETAKAKIPKGEFFFSQDWVVGRMLDSAAASLQVQNINNRSDKEEDKLRVFHVEGGRILDFGEKLGTALVSGNTVVLLRGVGAPEDLIKV, from the coding sequence ATgtcctccccaaacaacccgAACGAAACAACCTACATCTCCATGtcccccgccgccctcgcaGCCCGCGGCACCGACGCCTCCCTCGTCGGCGCCCACTGCCAATACCCCCCCTGCAACCAACTCgacttcctccccttcaaatGCCAATCCTGCTCCCAAACCTATTGCTCCGACCACCGCACTGAAGACGGCCATGACTGCTCCCAAAAAGGCGCCTGGGCCACCAGGCGACGCCTAGCCGAACAATCCAAAGCCTCCCTCGGCGGCCACAAACCCGTTCGCGACCGCGATGTCCTATACGCGAAACCCTGCGCGGAAGGGACATGCAAAACAACCATCGGGACAAGTCTCGTTCCCGGTGTTCACTGCAACGCCTGCCGAAGGGACTACTGCCTTAAACACCGCCTAGAAGAAGACCACGACTGCAAGTCCAAACCCCCCGTCGGTGCGAGAGCGAGTGCCCTAGCAGCTCAACAAGCGGCGATAACAACTAAGGCGACGTCTGCGTTGGAACGATTGAAGTTGTGGGGCGCTTCCAAAAAAGAACAATACAAAGACTCCCGCGCCGCAAAGGCGGCCGGACCATCTGGGCTCAACGCAAAGGGACAGACGAAACTCGTGGCGGTAAACACCCTCAAGAAGACCGCAAAGGGGGATGCAAAGATCCCGCCAGAGAAAAGGGTATATATTTATGTCGAGGCGGAGAACGAGACTGCCAAAGCCAAGATTCCAAAGGGGGAGTTCTTCTTCAGTCAGGACTGGGTCGTGGGGCGGATGCTTgactcggcggcggcgagtcTGCAGGTGCAGAATATTAATAACAGGTcggacaaggaggaggataagcTGAGGGTGTTCCatgtggaaggggggaggatacTGGATTTTGGGGAGAAGTTGGGGACAGCGTTGGTCAGTGGGAATACGGTTGTTTTGTTGAGAGGGGTGGGGGCGCCCGAGGATTTGATAAAGGTCTGA